A single Phragmites australis chromosome 4, lpPhrAust1.1, whole genome shotgun sequence DNA region contains:
- the LOC133916499 gene encoding patatin-like protein 6 yields MDEAEEMQVERLHDEAEAGGADTDKLSYEIFSILESKFLFGYTDPHQLWLPKAPAQASAAPAVPGKAAQRGKVCVLCVDGGGGGLRALLAGRTLAHLESALRRASGDPEARVADYFDLVAGTGAGGVFAAMLFSTHSRSAPLFHAEDTWRLVADHAPRLFRRPASSTSLFCRGKKRPLAAPTAALEVAMKAAFGEELTLRDTIKPVLISCYDLKTSAPLLFSRADALENESYDFRLCEVGRAAWSEAGRFEPAEVASVDGATSCAAVDGGPTMGSPAAAAITHVLHNKHEFPFVRGVEDLLVLSIGGCSGGGPGAAADADLRRMRRWGPKEWARPIARIAADGAADLVDHAVARAFGQCRSSNYLRIQAKRESMPPCGPDGEYDPTPANVRALLAAADEMLKQRNVESVLFEGRRVGEQTNAEKLDWFAGELIAEHRSRGSRIAPTVAFKQAPQKPSALG; encoded by the exons ATGGACGAGGCGGAGGAGATGCAGGTGGAGAGGCTGCACGATGAGGCGGAGGCGGGGGGTGCCGACACGGACAAGCTCAGCTACGAGATATTCTCGATTCTGGAGAGCAAGTTCTTGTTCGGGTACACCGACCCGCACCAGCTCTGGCTGCCCAAGGCGCCGGCACAGGCCTCGGCTGCGCCGGCGGTACCCGGGAAGGCGGCGCAGCGGGGGAAGGTGTGCGTGCTGTGCGTGGACGGCGGTGGGGGCGGGCTGCGGGCGCTTCTGGCCGGCCGCACGCTGGCGCACCTGGAGTCCGCGCTCCGGCGCGCGTCGGGGGACCCTGAGGCCCGCGTCGCGGACTACTTCGACCTCGTCGCTGGGACCGGCGCTGGCGGCGTGTTCGCGGCAATGCTGTTCTCGACGCACTCACGCAGCGCGCCGCTGTTCCACGCCGAAGACACGTGGCGGCTCGTGGCGGACCACGCGCCGCGTCTGTTCCGCAGGCCCGCGAGCTCCACGTCCCTGTTCTGCCGCGGCAAGAAGCGGCCCCTGGCCGCGCCTACGGCGGCGCTGGAGGTGGCCATGAAGGCGGCGTTCGGCGAGGAGCTTACCCTTCGGGACACCATCAAGCCCGTGCTCATCTCCTGCTACGACCTCAAGACGTCCGCACCGCTGCTGTTCTCGCGTGCCGACGCCCTGGAGAACGAGAGCTACGACTTCCGCCTCTGTGAGGTCGGCCGCGCTGCGTGGTCGGAGGCTGGCCGCTTCGAGCCTGCCGAGGTGGCGTCGGTGGACGGCGCCACGTCCTGCGCCGCCGTGGACGGCGGGCCCACCATGGGCAGCCCTGCGGCCGCCGCTATCACGCACGTGCTCCACAACAAGCACGAGTTCCCATTCGTGCGCGGCGTCGAGGACCTCCTCGTGCTCTCTATTGGCGGCTGCTCCGGCGGAGGCCCCGGGGCTGCTGCCGATGCGGACCTCCGGCGCATGCGTCGGTGGGGTCCCAAGGAGTGGGCGCGCCCCATCGCCCGCATTGCCGCCGACGGCGCTGCCGACCTTGTCGACCACGCCGTGGCGCGCGCCTTCGGGCAATGCCGCTCGTCCAACTACCTGCGCATTCAG GCGAAGCGGGAGAGCATGCCGCCGTGCGGTCCGGACGGGGAGTACGACCCGACCCCGGCGAACGTGCGCGCGCTGCTCGCGGCAGCGGACGAGATGCTGAAGCAGCGGAACGTCGAGTCGGTGCTCTTCGAGGGGAGGCGTGTCGGGGAGCAGACGAACGCGGAGAAGCTGGACTGGTTCGCGGGCGAGCTCATCGCCGAGCACCGCAGCAGAGGCTCCCGGATCGCGCCCACAGTCGCGTTCAAGCAGGCGCCGCAGAAGCCGTCGGCGCTGGGCTGA